One segment of candidate division TA06 bacterium B3_TA06 DNA contains the following:
- a CDS encoding IS30 family transposase: ITFDNGPENAEHEVISKATDIKCFFCEPYSSWQRGTNEHTNGLVRQYLPKKTNFATISNEEIRLIESRLNDRPRTEGRRIRSKCLGFKTPLEVANLCVALQR; this comes from the coding sequence TATCACCTTCGACAATGGCCCGGAGAATGCTGAGCATGAAGTCATCTCTAAGGCCACTGACATAAAGTGCTTCTTCTGCGAACCTTACTCTTCGTGGCAGAGAGGAACCAATGAGCACACCAACGGATTGGTCAGACAATACTTGCCAAAGAAGACTAACTTCGCTACAATCAGTAACGAGGAGATCAGATTGATAGAATCAAGGCTAAACGACAGGCCCAGGACCGAAGGGCGACGTATACGGAGCAAGTGCCTGGGTTTCAAAACACCCCTCGAAGTCGCTAACCTATGTGTTGCACTTCAACGTTGA